Proteins found in one Leguminivora glycinivorella isolate SPB_JAAS2020 chromosome 22, LegGlyc_1.1, whole genome shotgun sequence genomic segment:
- the LOC125237854 gene encoding uncharacterized protein LOC125237854 isoform X1 — MIMHNFVENKLLKNYEKYKEMYSNITTNITAEMADNIAGVNEVIDEMIREYGGTHNDTHNDENKSLRLENIADLTNIAESHAKRQTLTPNDYTVWNADNSSQEIESRRIFKGTSTGIARYPFMVSVHVGGLFVCSGSLLHESLAISAASCLMRTFDNTKLRIQIRVGSDFVTKMGYLVNIDRLFIHPDFDRSTLTNNLVMLKVKKALRFQAKKVVAVKYDKFDNISVMKKIKDVLILGWGRRDPSEKEEMEDRPISRARLNIYDLEECKYIYTKEYVSESNFCAGFVDRGEGACNHDGGGPALAGSLLTGVISFGSPYCGRVDAPTVFTRLGMYADWIDRVLDSVSLASGKHENPHSFQIPGSIEVGIPSAEFDKMDLELENPREILQKEFGLKNILNGPIDKHANGTEPSKENEGVEIRKPESLRMPTTRDTFSEYEDPIEFSEESDDSEDSDAPATIIPENLKKHKRVKDTDEETDPFTNFMKKVFEKSNVRFEDPEPGVLESKEWYEFEIDETGPPTAAPARTKYYKEGSTTPHELTAIRILNRNRGKDVQTSRESLRSPRVFDLQYQIDIRPVSMLRASRMGQNKSVVILTNSGTTQRINVKNTNKLDMKLTNGIAELIEHINDVPLKKNGTLKKSFSFKSSF; from the exons ATGATTATGCATAATTTCGTAGAGAACAAGCTTCTCAAAAACTATGAGAAATATAAAGAAATGTATAGTAATATTACAACAAATATAACCGCTGAAATGGCCGATAATATTGCCGGTGTAAACGAAGTTATTGATGAGATGATAAGAGAATATGGAGGCACACATAACGATACTCATAACGATGAAAACAAGAGTCTACGGCTAGAGAACATCGCAGATTTAACAAATATCGCTGAATCACATGCCAAAAGGCAAACACTCACTCCAAATGATTATACAGTATGGA ATGCAGACAATTCAAGCCAAGAGATAGAGAGTCGGAGGATCTTCAAAGGTACCAGCACAGGTATAGCTCGGTACCCATTCATGGTTAGCGTCCATGTGGGAGGCCTTTTCGTGTGCTCTGGATCCCTGCTGCATGAGAGCTTGGCTATCAGTGCTGCCTCCTGTCTTATGAG AACTTTCGATAATACCAAGCTCAGGATTCAAATACGGGTCGGCAGCGACTTCGTGACTAAAATGGGTTACCTGGTGAACATAGACAGACTTTTCATCCATCCAGACTTTGACCGGTCGACCCTGACGAACAATTTGGTCATGCTCAAAGTTAAGAAGGCGTTGCGATTTCAAGCTAAAAAGGTGGTGGCTGTGAAGTATGACAAGTTTGATAACATTAGCGTGATGAAGAAGATTAAGGATGTCTTGATTTTGGGGTGGGGGAGGAGGGAT ccGTCAGAAAAAGAAGAAATGGAAGATCGACCGATATCTCGGGCACGTCTAAACATCTATGACTTGGAAGAATGCAAATACATTTACACTAA AGAATATGTGTCGGAAAGTAATTTTTGCGCTGGATTTGTTGATCGCGGTGAAGGAGCCTGCAAT CATGACGGCGGCGGCCCAGCGTTGGCCGGCAGCCTGCTAACAGGCGTCATAAGCTTCGGTTCCCCTTACTGCGGACGCGTCGACGCGCCAACAGTCTTCACTCGTCTAGGAATGTACGCTGACTGGATTGACAGGGTCTTGGACAGCGTTTCG CTCGCCTCTGGTAAGCATGAAAATCCACACTCGTTTCAAATTCCTGGTTCCATTGAAGTTGGAATCCCAAGTGCAGAATTTGATAAGATGGATTTAGAACTAGAAAACCCTCgagaaatattgcaaaaagaattcggtttgaaaaatatacttaatggGCCCATAGACAAACATGCAAATGGGACAGAACCCTCTAAAGAAAACGAAGGTGTAGAAATTCGGAAACCAGAATCGCTACGCATGCCAACGACTCGTGATACTTTCTCTGAGTACGAAGACCCAATAGAGTTTTCTGAGGAATCAGATGATTCTGAGGATTCCGATGCACCTGCAACTATAATAccggaaaatttaaaaaaacataaaagaGTGAAAGATACGGATGAAGAAACTGATCCATTTACTAATTTTATGAAGAAGGTTTTTGAAAAAAGTAACGTTCGATTCGAAGATCCTGAACCTGGAGTTTTGGAGTCAAAAGAGTGGTATGAATTTGAGATTGATGAAACAGGACCCCCTACTGCAGCTCCAGCTCGaactaaatattataaggaaGGGTCAACGACCCCACACGAGCTAACCGCGATAAGAATACTTAACCGAAACCGAGGCAAAGACGTTCAAACATCAAGAGAATCCCTCAGGTCCCCAAGAGTGTTCGATCTTCAATATCAAATAGATATCAGACCTGTTTCTATGCTAAGAGCTAGCAGAATGGGTCAAAATAAATCGGTTGTTATCTTGACTAATAGCGGAACTACTCAACGTAtcaatgtaaaaaatacaaacaaattagaTATGAAACTTACCAATGGAATTGCTGAATTAATAGAACATATTAATGATGTGCCGCTAAAAAAGAATGGcacattaaaaaaatctttttctttCAAGTCGTCATTTTGA
- the LOC125237854 gene encoding uncharacterized protein LOC125237854 isoform X2, whose protein sequence is MECRQFKPRDRESEDLQRTFDNTKLRIQIRVGSDFVTKMGYLVNIDRLFIHPDFDRSTLTNNLVMLKVKKALRFQAKKVVAVKYDKFDNISVMKKIKDVLILGWGRRDPSEKEEMEDRPISRARLNIYDLEECKYIYTKEYVSESNFCAGFVDRGEGACNHDGGGPALAGSLLTGVISFGSPYCGRVDAPTVFTRLGMYADWIDRVLDSVSLASGKHENPHSFQIPGSIEVGIPSAEFDKMDLELENPREILQKEFGLKNILNGPIDKHANGTEPSKENEGVEIRKPESLRMPTTRDTFSEYEDPIEFSEESDDSEDSDAPATIIPENLKKHKRVKDTDEETDPFTNFMKKVFEKSNVRFEDPEPGVLESKEWYEFEIDETGPPTAAPARTKYYKEGSTTPHELTAIRILNRNRGKDVQTSRESLRSPRVFDLQYQIDIRPVSMLRASRMGQNKSVVILTNSGTTQRINVKNTNKLDMKLTNGIAELIEHINDVPLKKNGTLKKSFSFKSSF, encoded by the exons ATGGA ATGCAGACAATTCAAGCCAAGAGATAGAGAGTCGGAGGATCTTCAAAG AACTTTCGATAATACCAAGCTCAGGATTCAAATACGGGTCGGCAGCGACTTCGTGACTAAAATGGGTTACCTGGTGAACATAGACAGACTTTTCATCCATCCAGACTTTGACCGGTCGACCCTGACGAACAATTTGGTCATGCTCAAAGTTAAGAAGGCGTTGCGATTTCAAGCTAAAAAGGTGGTGGCTGTGAAGTATGACAAGTTTGATAACATTAGCGTGATGAAGAAGATTAAGGATGTCTTGATTTTGGGGTGGGGGAGGAGGGAT ccGTCAGAAAAAGAAGAAATGGAAGATCGACCGATATCTCGGGCACGTCTAAACATCTATGACTTGGAAGAATGCAAATACATTTACACTAA AGAATATGTGTCGGAAAGTAATTTTTGCGCTGGATTTGTTGATCGCGGTGAAGGAGCCTGCAAT CATGACGGCGGCGGCCCAGCGTTGGCCGGCAGCCTGCTAACAGGCGTCATAAGCTTCGGTTCCCCTTACTGCGGACGCGTCGACGCGCCAACAGTCTTCACTCGTCTAGGAATGTACGCTGACTGGATTGACAGGGTCTTGGACAGCGTTTCG CTCGCCTCTGGTAAGCATGAAAATCCACACTCGTTTCAAATTCCTGGTTCCATTGAAGTTGGAATCCCAAGTGCAGAATTTGATAAGATGGATTTAGAACTAGAAAACCCTCgagaaatattgcaaaaagaattcggtttgaaaaatatacttaatggGCCCATAGACAAACATGCAAATGGGACAGAACCCTCTAAAGAAAACGAAGGTGTAGAAATTCGGAAACCAGAATCGCTACGCATGCCAACGACTCGTGATACTTTCTCTGAGTACGAAGACCCAATAGAGTTTTCTGAGGAATCAGATGATTCTGAGGATTCCGATGCACCTGCAACTATAATAccggaaaatttaaaaaaacataaaagaGTGAAAGATACGGATGAAGAAACTGATCCATTTACTAATTTTATGAAGAAGGTTTTTGAAAAAAGTAACGTTCGATTCGAAGATCCTGAACCTGGAGTTTTGGAGTCAAAAGAGTGGTATGAATTTGAGATTGATGAAACAGGACCCCCTACTGCAGCTCCAGCTCGaactaaatattataaggaaGGGTCAACGACCCCACACGAGCTAACCGCGATAAGAATACTTAACCGAAACCGAGGCAAAGACGTTCAAACATCAAGAGAATCCCTCAGGTCCCCAAGAGTGTTCGATCTTCAATATCAAATAGATATCAGACCTGTTTCTATGCTAAGAGCTAGCAGAATGGGTCAAAATAAATCGGTTGTTATCTTGACTAATAGCGGAACTACTCAACGTAtcaatgtaaaaaatacaaacaaattagaTATGAAACTTACCAATGGAATTGCTGAATTAATAGAACATATTAATGATGTGCCGCTAAAAAAGAATGGcacattaaaaaaatctttttctttCAAGTCGTCATTTTGA